The Lentimicrobiaceae bacterium genome window below encodes:
- the glmS gene encoding glutamine--fructose-6-phosphate transaminase (isomerizing), with the protein MCGIVAYLGNRNTVDVLISGLKRLEYRGYDSAGIAVLDKEIKTYKTKGKVADLEGLIKDKNLSGKIGMAHTRWATHGEPNDINAHPHYSESQKIAIIHNGIIENYQVLKKELINRGYTFKSDTDSEVIAHLIEDIMDKENLSLTEAVSVALKGLVGAYALVILSEENPDMIIASRKGSPMVVGIGEDEYFIASDASPLVSYTREVFYPEEGDVVTVSLSDGLKVRTLDNKEQIPYIEHLELSLSEIEKGGYPHFMLKEIFEQPNTVKDSMRGRLIIDHGKVILGGMREYLNKMINARRIIILGCGTSWHAGIVGEYLIEKLVRIPVEVEYASEFRYRDPIIYPDDIVIAISQSGETADTIAAIKIAKSRGATILGICNVVGSTIARLTDAGSYTHAGVEIGVASTKAFTAQVTVLTLLALMLAKEKGEITQADFNKLVYEFDDIPEKIKKTLELNNKILEIAEKIKNSTNALYLGRGVNYPIALEGALKLKEISYIHAEGYPAAEMKHGPIALIDEDMPVIVIATKKGQYDKVVSNIQEVKARKGVVIAVVTEGDVDVKNIADYVIEIPETDEIFVPLTATIPLQLLSYHAAVLRGCNVDQPRNLAKSVTVE; encoded by the coding sequence ATGTGTGGAATAGTTGCTTATTTAGGAAATAGAAATACGGTTGACGTTCTTATTTCGGGATTAAAACGCTTGGAATATAGGGGCTACGACAGCGCCGGAATAGCTGTTCTTGACAAAGAAATAAAAACCTACAAAACTAAGGGTAAAGTAGCTGATTTAGAAGGGCTTATTAAAGACAAAAACCTGTCGGGTAAAATTGGTATGGCTCATACTCGTTGGGCTACTCACGGAGAACCTAACGATATTAATGCGCACCCACACTATTCGGAGTCGCAGAAAATAGCAATTATTCATAACGGAATTATTGAAAATTATCAGGTATTAAAAAAGGAATTAATTAATCGCGGTTATACATTCAAAAGCGACACTGATTCGGAGGTGATAGCCCATCTTATTGAAGATATAATGGATAAGGAAAACTTATCGCTTACCGAAGCTGTTAGTGTTGCTCTTAAAGGATTGGTAGGAGCGTACGCACTTGTGATATTGAGTGAAGAGAACCCCGATATGATAATAGCAAGTCGTAAAGGAAGCCCCATGGTTGTTGGTATTGGAGAAGATGAGTATTTTATAGCTTCCGATGCATCACCTTTGGTTTCTTATACCCGTGAGGTGTTTTATCCCGAAGAAGGAGATGTTGTTACGGTTTCGCTTTCGGATGGACTTAAAGTTAGAACTCTAGATAATAAAGAACAAATTCCATATATAGAGCATTTAGAGCTTAGTTTAAGCGAAATAGAAAAAGGTGGCTATCCCCATTTTATGCTTAAAGAAATATTTGAGCAACCCAATACGGTTAAAGATAGCATGCGTGGAAGATTAATTATTGACCACGGAAAAGTTATTTTGGGAGGTATGAGAGAGTATCTTAACAAAATGATAAATGCTAGACGTATAATCATTTTGGGCTGCGGAACATCGTGGCATGCAGGCATAGTTGGAGAATATTTGATAGAAAAATTGGTTCGTATTCCGGTTGAGGTTGAATACGCTTCGGAGTTTCGTTACAGAGACCCCATTATTTATCCAGATGATATTGTTATTGCAATATCGCAATCGGGCGAGACTGCCGATACTATTGCTGCTATTAAGATAGCTAAATCGAGAGGTGCTACCATTTTGGGAATATGTAATGTTGTAGGTTCAACCATTGCACGCTTAACCGATGCTGGCTCATACACTCACGCAGGTGTTGAAATAGGTGTGGCTTCAACCAAAGCTTTTACAGCACAAGTAACAGTGCTTACTTTACTTGCTTTGATGCTAGCCAAGGAAAAGGGCGAAATTACACAAGCTGATTTTAATAAGTTGGTATATGAGTTTGACGATATTCCCGAAAAAATTAAAAAGACTTTAGAATTGAACAATAAAATCCTTGAAATTGCAGAAAAGATAAAAAACTCGACTAATGCATTATATTTAGGACGAGGTGTTAATTATCCTATTGCTCTTGAAGGAGCATTAAAACTTAAGGAAATATCTTATATACATGCCGAAGGTTATCCTGCTGCTGAAATGAAACACGGTCCTATAGCTCTTATCGACGAGGATATGCCTGTTATAGTTATAGCTACCAAAAAAGGGCAATACGATAAAGTTGTAAGCAATATTCAGGAAGTTAAAGCACGCAAGGGTGTAGTGATAGCTGTAGTTACAGAAGGCGATGTTGATGTTAAAAACATAGCCGATTATGTAATTGAAATTCCCGAAACCGACGAAATTTTTGTACCCTTAACAGCTACCATTCCGCTACAATTATTGTCGTATCATGCAGCAGTACTCCGTGGTTGTAACGTTGACCAACCAAGAAATTTGGCAAAATCGGTAACGGTGGAGTAG
- a CDS encoding formimidoylglutamase, which translates to MDNIDFLTPLNADFSVWEDDKVSDKLGTVIPKYVTGKIFPNINDVDIVILGVEEDRNSNNLGCAEASTFFRKYFYELYSHSSNIKIADIGNIKQGADINDTYFALTNVVEELFSKNITPIIVGGSQDLSFAIYKAYVKLNSLINIATIDNKFDLGDANINLNSNNFLSHIVLNKPNILFNYTNIGYQTCLVEQEAIELMDNLYFDIYRLGYFNNNIKIIETLLRNVDFVSFDMSSIRQSEAPGNKNASPNGFYGDDACQICRYAGLGTDISCIGFFELNPKYDNNGQTAHLLAQMVWYFIDGYYKKVKEFPNTNSNDFTRYEAQFSEAREHLTFYKSNKTNRWWMEVKSTESVNPKHHKHYIIPCTEDDYEQVLNGNIPDRWLKAQQKIM; encoded by the coding sequence ATGGATAATATAGATTTTTTAACTCCGCTTAATGCCGATTTCTCAGTGTGGGAAGACGATAAAGTTAGCGATAAACTCGGAACTGTTATTCCTAAATACGTTACGGGCAAAATATTTCCGAATATAAATGATGTTGATATTGTAATATTAGGCGTAGAAGAAGACAGAAATTCTAACAACTTAGGCTGTGCAGAAGCAAGTACTTTCTTCAGAAAATACTTCTACGAACTGTATTCCCATTCTTCAAATATCAAAATTGCCGATATTGGCAATATCAAACAAGGAGCCGATATTAACGATACATACTTTGCGCTTACTAATGTTGTTGAAGAACTTTTTAGTAAAAACATAACTCCAATAATAGTAGGTGGCTCGCAAGATTTGTCTTTCGCTATATATAAAGCCTACGTAAAACTAAACTCTCTGATAAACATAGCAACAATCGACAATAAATTCGATTTGGGCGATGCCAACATAAATCTGAATTCTAACAATTTTCTGAGCCATATTGTTTTAAATAAGCCTAATATTCTTTTCAACTACACCAATATCGGATATCAAACATGTTTGGTCGAACAAGAAGCAATAGAGCTTATGGATAATCTTTATTTCGACATATACCGATTGGGATACTTCAATAATAACATTAAAATTATAGAGACCTTGCTACGCAACGTAGATTTTGTTTCCTTCGATATGTCGAGCATAAGGCAAAGCGAAGCTCCCGGCAACAAAAATGCATCACCCAACGGCTTTTACGGCGATGATGCTTGTCAAATATGTCGCTATGCCGGATTAGGAACAGACATATCGTGCATAGGTTTTTTTGAATTGAACCCAAAATATGATAACAACGGGCAAACTGCACACCTTTTGGCTCAAATGGTTTGGTACTTTATTGACGGATACTATAAAAAAGTTAAAGAGTTTCCTAACACAAATTCTAACGATTTTACAAGATACGAAGCTCAGTTCTCCGAAGCCAGAGAGCACCTTACATTTTATAAAAGTAACAAAACTAATCGTTGGTGGATGGAAGTAAAAAGCACAGAATCCGTTAATCCTAAACACCACAAACATTACATTATTCCGTGTACCGAAGATGATTACGAACAGGTTTTAAACGGAAATATCCCCGACCGCTGGCTGAAAGCGCAACAAAAGATAATGTAG